Proteins from a genomic interval of Nitrospira sp.:
- a CDS encoding D-sedoheptulose 7-phosphate isomerase, with protein MKDFAIKAFDESAEVKRHFARDHADKIVQVAQLIGRAFQTGHKVLLFGNGGSATDAAHIAAEFVGRYKRERTPFPAIALATDIAAITCIANDYGFDELFARQVRAHGQAGDVAIAISTSGNSPNVLRGVEAAKAMGLTTVAWTGGSGGKLASLVEYAFVVPSTVTARIQESHITLGHVLCELIEDHVLANPA; from the coding sequence ATGAAGGACTTCGCCATCAAGGCGTTCGACGAGAGTGCCGAGGTCAAGCGGCACTTTGCGCGTGACCACGCCGACAAAATCGTGCAGGTCGCACAACTCATCGGGCGAGCCTTTCAAACCGGACATAAAGTCTTGCTCTTCGGCAACGGCGGCAGTGCCACGGATGCCGCGCACATCGCCGCCGAATTCGTCGGCCGTTATAAGCGCGAACGCACCCCCTTCCCGGCCATTGCGCTTGCCACGGACATCGCTGCCATTACCTGCATCGCCAACGACTACGGCTTCGACGAACTCTTCGCCCGCCAGGTGCGAGCACATGGGCAGGCAGGAGACGTGGCCATCGCCATCAGCACCAGCGGCAACTCCCCCAATGTGCTGAGAGGAGTCGAAGCGGCCAAGGCCATGGGACTCACGACCGTCGCCTGGACCGGCGGCTCCGGCGGCAAGCTGGCTAGTCTGGTTGAGTACGCCTTTGTCGTGCCGTCGACGGTGACCGCCCGCATTCAAGAAAGCCACATCACGCTGGGCCATGTGCTCTGCGAACTCATTGAGGATCACGTTCTTGCCAACCCGGCCTAA
- a CDS encoding SPFH/Band 7/PHB domain protein — protein MPGGLWVVIFLAGLVLLVISKTARVVPQQSAYVVERLGRYSRTLGAGFHILWPFLDSVQYKHSLKETAIDIPEQICITRDNVQVGVDGILYSKVLDPQRASYGISDYRFAITQLAQTALRSEIGKIELDRTFEERTNINSQVVNELDKATEPWGVKVLRYEIKNITPPKDVLAAMEKQMRAEREKRAVILTSEGERDAAINQAEGEKQQVIKASEAKKQQQINEAEGAAAAIMAIAGATAEGLRKVAESTQVPGGYEAVQLRVAEQYITQFGELAKTSNTLVLPANVSDVGSMLTLAMNMITKRSSPASPGK, from the coding sequence ATGCCAGGCGGACTCTGGGTCGTCATATTCCTTGCGGGCCTCGTCCTGCTGGTCATTTCCAAAACGGCGCGGGTGGTGCCGCAACAGAGCGCCTATGTGGTCGAACGTCTCGGTCGGTATTCGCGCACGCTCGGCGCCGGATTTCATATTCTCTGGCCGTTTCTCGACAGCGTCCAATACAAACACTCGTTGAAAGAAACCGCCATCGATATCCCCGAACAGATTTGTATCACGCGCGACAACGTGCAGGTCGGCGTCGATGGCATTCTCTATTCGAAGGTGCTGGACCCGCAACGCGCCTCTTACGGCATCAGCGACTATCGCTTTGCCATCACGCAACTGGCCCAGACCGCGCTCCGCAGTGAAATCGGGAAAATCGAACTCGACCGCACGTTCGAAGAACGCACCAACATCAACAGCCAGGTCGTCAATGAACTGGACAAGGCCACGGAGCCCTGGGGCGTAAAGGTCCTGCGGTATGAGATCAAGAACATCACGCCGCCGAAAGATGTCCTGGCCGCGATGGAAAAGCAGATGCGCGCCGAGCGGGAGAAACGCGCGGTGATTCTCACGTCCGAAGGCGAGCGCGACGCCGCCATCAATCAGGCGGAAGGCGAGAAGCAACAGGTCATCAAGGCGTCTGAAGCCAAGAAGCAGCAGCAGATCAACGAAGCCGAGGGTGCGGCGGCCGCCATTATGGCGATCGCCGGCGCGACCGCCGAGGGGCTGCGCAAAGTCGCCGAGTCCACGCAAGTTCCCGGCGGCTACGAAGCCGTGCAATTACGGGTCGCCGAACAGTACATTACCCAGTTCGGGGAACTGGCCAAAACCAGCAATACGCTCGTGCTGCCGGCGAATGTGTCGGATGTCGGCTCCATGCTGACGCTGGCGATGAACATGATCACCAAACGGTCTTCCCCCGCCTCGCCAGGAAAGTAG
- a CDS encoding NfeD family protein, which yields MSWWLWAFLGILLLGGEMVTPGGFYLLFFGIGALLVGTLVGLDLIQSAWMSWLLFSGLSIGSLLLLRPPLRRLMATDRGGISPVDTMGGETAIVLEDIPPDGRGKAECRGSTWNAHNLGHTPLTKGQRSLVHHVDGITLWIKPE from the coding sequence ATGAGCTGGTGGCTCTGGGCTTTTCTGGGAATCCTGCTGCTCGGCGGCGAAATGGTCACGCCCGGCGGATTCTATCTGTTGTTCTTCGGCATCGGGGCGCTGCTGGTCGGCACACTGGTCGGCTTGGACCTCATCCAAAGCGCGTGGATGTCCTGGCTGCTGTTCTCGGGTCTTTCGATCGGCTCCCTGCTGCTCTTACGCCCACCACTCCGCCGACTCATGGCCACCGATCGAGGCGGGATCTCGCCGGTCGATACGATGGGCGGGGAAACGGCCATCGTGCTGGAAGACATTCCTCCCGACGGCCGGGGCAAAGCGGAATGCCGCGGCAGCACATGGAACGCGCACAACCTCGGCCACACACCGCTCACCAAGGGCCAACGCAGCCTCGTCCATCACGTCGACGGCATCACCCTGTGGATCAAACCCGAATGA
- a CDS encoding DedA family protein encodes MSLKPIIIYLSLPARVAMESAFIWIASYGYAAIFGALMLGIVGLPVPDEALLTFVGYLNARGDLMLAPSIASAFFGSACGISLSYMLGRLAGPALLTQLSSRLAVNPEHLTKAQQWVQRWGKYTLLIAYFVPGVRHFAALLTGVSKLPFGTFARFAYVGALLWSSTFIMVGYWLGEEWSRLSPALHRSLLLFGLAVALLLIAGLALLRNRTRTREPSL; translated from the coding sequence ATGTCGCTGAAGCCCATCATTATCTACCTCTCTTTGCCGGCACGAGTGGCCATGGAATCGGCGTTCATTTGGATTGCGTCCTACGGATATGCAGCGATCTTCGGAGCGCTGATGTTGGGGATCGTGGGTTTGCCGGTACCAGATGAAGCGTTGTTGACATTCGTCGGGTATCTGAATGCTCGCGGGGACCTCATGCTGGCCCCCTCGATTGCCTCCGCGTTCTTCGGGAGTGCCTGCGGGATCAGTCTCAGTTATATGCTGGGGCGTCTCGCAGGCCCGGCCCTGCTCACCCAACTCAGTAGCAGGCTCGCCGTGAATCCGGAACACCTCACCAAGGCGCAGCAATGGGTGCAGCGATGGGGGAAATACACGTTGCTGATCGCGTACTTTGTGCCTGGGGTACGGCATTTCGCTGCGCTTCTGACGGGGGTGTCGAAACTTCCGTTTGGAACGTTTGCGCGATTCGCCTATGTGGGTGCGCTTCTCTGGTCCAGTACCTTCATCATGGTCGGGTATTGGCTCGGCGAGGAATGGAGTCGTCTCTCACCGGCACTGCACCGCTCGCTCCTGTTGTTCGGACTGGCCGTTGCGCTGCTACTGATCGCAGGGCTGGCCTTGCTGAGAAACCGGACTCGGACGAGGGAACCAAGCCTGTGA
- a CDS encoding efflux transporter outer membrane subunit → MRTRILAAVLVSTVMAGCTVGPDYREPLMHTPATFVEATRENLGKDTTALAEWWTTFSDETLTSLVQRAIANNVDVQIAEARLQEARASLRYTSAKTQLPTVDLEGKYSRNKISTENPAIPKLGSGTLIPTSYGYYQPYFDASYELDVFGGVRRQVEASAAEAQSYEDSLRNTLVSTVAEVAKDYLQLRQYQEELAVANTTESSRRDTLKITQVRYTAGLATDLDVAKAAASLASTQATIPTLQSNVGQMMHAIAVLLGQNPGDLTDELKARGRNLTAPPAIPVGLPSDLLRRRPDVRQAERSLAAATARVGVQVANLFPSISLTAQYGVQAGNALNLTQAAASFYTLGPQIKWGLLNYPATKANIRTYEARRDQQYLTYRKTVLTAFQDVENALVAYHNEHARHASLEEEVKQQEKAARIAMTRYTQGLSNFLDVLDTQRSLYTAQDALVQSRAALAIDLIALYKALGGGWEHNDLVDQTVQWANLESDSRSTRAPAARGTSVTN, encoded by the coding sequence ATGAGGACCCGCATACTCGCCGCCGTCCTGGTGTCTACGGTGATGGCCGGATGCACGGTCGGGCCGGACTATCGTGAACCCCTCATGCACACGCCCGCAACTTTTGTCGAGGCAACCCGAGAGAACCTCGGCAAGGACACGACGGCCCTCGCCGAATGGTGGACCACCTTCTCGGATGAAACCCTCACGTCACTGGTGCAACGCGCCATCGCCAATAACGTGGACGTTCAGATCGCAGAGGCACGGCTTCAGGAAGCGCGCGCGTCGCTTCGCTATACCAGTGCGAAGACGCAACTTCCGACCGTCGACCTCGAAGGGAAATATTCTCGCAACAAGATCAGTACCGAGAATCCCGCAATCCCCAAACTCGGTAGCGGGACCTTGATTCCGACGTCCTATGGCTACTATCAGCCCTATTTTGACGCCAGCTATGAGCTCGATGTATTCGGCGGCGTGCGACGGCAAGTGGAAGCATCTGCGGCGGAGGCGCAGTCCTATGAGGACAGCTTACGAAATACGCTCGTCAGCACCGTCGCGGAGGTCGCCAAGGATTATCTCCAACTTCGGCAATATCAGGAAGAGTTGGCTGTCGCAAATACAACAGAATCGTCACGACGTGACACGCTGAAGATCACTCAGGTCCGCTATACAGCTGGTCTCGCCACGGATTTGGATGTCGCAAAAGCCGCGGCCAGTCTCGCATCAACTCAAGCGACCATCCCAACCCTCCAGAGCAATGTCGGCCAGATGATGCACGCCATCGCCGTGCTGCTCGGCCAGAATCCAGGCGACCTCACCGACGAATTGAAGGCGAGGGGCCGCAACCTGACCGCACCGCCTGCAATTCCCGTTGGGCTCCCATCCGATCTCTTGCGGCGCCGTCCTGATGTCCGCCAAGCGGAACGCAGCCTCGCGGCAGCCACCGCGCGTGTCGGCGTACAGGTGGCGAATTTGTTCCCATCGATTAGCTTAACAGCCCAGTACGGAGTGCAGGCCGGAAACGCGCTGAACCTAACGCAGGCGGCGGCGAGCTTCTATACACTGGGGCCGCAAATCAAATGGGGCCTGCTGAACTATCCCGCCACGAAGGCGAATATTCGTACATATGAAGCCCGGCGCGATCAGCAATATCTGACGTACCGGAAAACCGTCCTGACGGCCTTCCAGGACGTTGAGAACGCGCTGGTCGCCTATCACAATGAACACGCACGGCACGCCTCATTGGAAGAAGAGGTCAAACAGCAAGAAAAAGCCGCACGCATAGCGATGACTCGATATACCCAAGGCTTGAGCAATTTTCTTGATGTCCTGGACACACAGCGATCGTTGTATACCGCACAGGACGCGCTGGTCCAAAGTCGGGCCGCACTCGCGATTGATCTCATCGCACTCTACAAGGCGCTCGGCGGCGGCTGGGAGCACAACGACCTGGTCGACCAAACCGTTCAATGGGCTAACCTGGAAAGTGACAGCAGATCGACAAGGGCACCGGCAGCGCGTGGTACGTCCGTGACGAATTGA
- a CDS encoding biotin/lipoyl-binding protein produces MTRQYLLPVVAVLGVGFGLYMMAATTKPPQQSKPVAEPSKAPFAAYVFGAGLIEASTENVRVGSPTGGLVTTVYVKVGDQVKKGQPLWQLEDGPKRAELARYEAAGSSAEATLDKLRKGNRLEDIRKQEQQLAQANVQLDDARTQLMLREAASTEDLRAISQDEVNQARNAVRQREAAVAYQQAELDRLKTGTWTAELRVQQAAVREVQAQILQTKVDVERLTVRSPLAGEVLQVKIHAGEYAPAAQTDDALMLVGNNEVLNIRVDVDEQDAWRVEHAQPAVAYPRGRSDLNIPLTFVRVEPYVVPKKSLTGTSTERVDTRVLQVVYSFHQRHDFSLYVGQQMDVYIQAQPLPDPGAQAHLDTRSQRGKS; encoded by the coding sequence ATGACTCGCCAATATCTCTTACCGGTCGTGGCTGTGTTGGGCGTCGGATTCGGACTATATATGATGGCGGCGACAACCAAGCCGCCGCAACAGTCCAAGCCCGTCGCCGAACCGTCGAAGGCGCCATTTGCGGCCTACGTTTTCGGTGCGGGATTGATCGAGGCATCGACCGAGAACGTCAGGGTGGGTAGCCCGACTGGGGGACTGGTCACGACCGTCTATGTGAAGGTCGGCGATCAGGTGAAGAAAGGACAACCGCTGTGGCAACTTGAAGACGGCCCGAAGCGAGCCGAACTGGCCCGTTACGAGGCCGCCGGGTCATCGGCCGAGGCGACGTTGGACAAACTGCGGAAAGGGAATCGGCTCGAAGATATCCGGAAACAGGAACAGCAACTCGCCCAGGCCAACGTCCAACTGGACGATGCACGAACGCAGTTGATGTTGCGCGAAGCGGCGTCCACGGAGGATTTGCGCGCGATCAGCCAGGACGAAGTCAACCAGGCACGCAACGCCGTGCGGCAACGTGAGGCCGCGGTGGCCTATCAGCAAGCTGAGCTGGACCGGCTGAAAACCGGGACGTGGACGGCTGAACTTCGAGTGCAGCAAGCCGCGGTTCGGGAGGTCCAAGCCCAGATTCTTCAGACCAAAGTCGACGTCGAGCGGCTGACTGTCCGCTCACCTCTTGCCGGGGAAGTGCTGCAAGTGAAGATTCATGCCGGGGAATATGCTCCGGCCGCTCAAACCGACGATGCCCTGATGCTCGTGGGCAATAACGAGGTGTTGAACATTCGCGTGGACGTGGATGAGCAGGATGCCTGGCGTGTGGAGCATGCGCAGCCCGCGGTCGCCTATCCACGAGGGCGAAGTGACCTCAACATTCCGCTCACGTTCGTGCGCGTCGAGCCCTACGTCGTACCGAAAAAATCGCTGACCGGAACATCCACCGAACGCGTGGATACGCGTGTGTTACAGGTGGTCTACAGCTTCCATCAGCGGCATGATTTCTCACTGTACGTCGGCCAACAGATGGATGTGTACATCCAGGCACAACCTCTGCCGGATCCGGGAGCCCAGGCCCATTTGGACACACGATCACAAAGAGGCAAGTCATGA
- a CDS encoding ABC transporter ATP-binding protein, whose product MKKIFGHGASEVRALRGINLTIQQGEVMMLVGPSGCGKTTLISTIAGVLDPSEGECLVFGQNLHHMTEEDRTQYRGQHIGFVFQQFNLIGSLPLRQNVAIPLLINGTGYADALRKADEALEKVGLGDRTMSRPSDISGGQQQRVAIARAIVHSPNLLVCDEPTSSLDHVTGQRIVELLRSVATSTGRALIIVTHDTRIYHFADRIARIDDGQVQQIFHSYQDMVDAERMLQ is encoded by the coding sequence GTGAAGAAGATATTTGGCCACGGAGCCAGCGAGGTGCGTGCGCTTCGCGGCATCAACCTCACGATTCAGCAGGGCGAAGTGATGATGCTGGTCGGGCCGTCCGGCTGTGGGAAGACGACGCTGATTTCCACGATCGCCGGTGTGCTGGACCCAAGCGAGGGCGAGTGCCTGGTGTTTGGGCAGAATCTTCACCACATGACCGAAGAGGATCGGACGCAGTATCGCGGCCAGCATATCGGCTTTGTGTTTCAGCAATTCAATCTGATCGGCTCACTTCCGCTCCGCCAGAATGTCGCCATCCCACTGCTGATCAACGGGACCGGGTATGCAGACGCTCTCCGAAAAGCGGACGAGGCGCTCGAAAAAGTCGGGCTGGGCGATCGCACGATGTCCCGCCCCTCGGACATTTCGGGGGGCCAGCAGCAGCGCGTCGCTATCGCCCGGGCCATCGTCCATTCCCCGAACCTGCTGGTGTGTGATGAACCCACCAGCTCGCTGGACCACGTCACCGGGCAACGGATCGTTGAGTTGCTGCGCTCAGTGGCGACGAGTACGGGTCGGGCGCTGATCATTGTCACGCACGACACCCGCATCTACCACTTTGCGGATCGGATCGCCCGGATCGACGACGGACAGGTTCAGCAGATCTTTCACTCATATCAAGACATGGTGGACGCAGAAAGGATGCTGCAATGA